The following are encoded together in the Nymphaea colorata isolate Beijing-Zhang1983 chromosome 14, ASM883128v2, whole genome shotgun sequence genome:
- the LOC116267473 gene encoding LOW QUALITY PROTEIN: uncharacterized protein LOC116267473 (The sequence of the model RefSeq protein was modified relative to this genomic sequence to represent the inferred CDS: inserted 1 base in 1 codon; substituted 1 base at 1 genomic stop codon), which produces MDVSPSKMQIYGIHAASRAAVTTLNVLPGDHILDLCAAPGAKLCMLAELLGSSGSLTGVDIAKSRLAACRTMLQKYALGVRCRLFVAGGTPFSLLPYQEWSSRVPWSERRKSKHTNRISKANTCELIFYGKHSGVIGLRKEQLFQTGKEEGNDGGYDKVLVDAECTHDGSVKHILKFEDWXWDTLQRRLLDAERIGSLTRLQLQLLTNGFRLLKVGGSLVYITCSLTVAQNEDVVXQFLTNNPSAGNNAIQDIL; this is translated from the exons ATGGATGTTTCCCCCTCTAAAATGCAG ATATATGGAATTCATGCTGCATCTAGAGCTGCTGTCACGACATTAAATGTTTTGCCAGGGGATCACATTCTTGATCTTTGTGCTGCTCCAG GTGCAAAGTTATGCATGCTTGCCGAACTTCTTGGCAGCTCAGGTTCGCTAACTGGAGTAGACATTGCAAAAAGCCGTCTGGCTGCATGCAGGACAATGTTGCAAAAATATGCATTGGGGGTTCGTTGTAGGCTTTTTGTAGCAGGTGGAACACCCTTTTCCCTCTTGCC TTATCAGGAATGGTCATCTAGAGTACCTTggagtgaaagaagaaagtctAAACACACTAATAGAATATCGAAAGCCAATACATGTGAATTGATCTTCTATGGAAAGCATTCTGGAGTAATTGGACTAAGAAAGGAGCAGCTGTTTCAAACTGGAAAAGAAGAGGGTAATGATGGTGGATACGACAAG GTCTTGGTTGATGCTGAGTGTACACATGATGGGTCTGTTAAGCACATCCTCAAGTTTGAAGATT GATGGGACACTCTTCAAAGAAGACTGTTGGATGCAGAAAGAATTGGTTCATTGACTCGACTCCA GTTACAGCTTCTTACTAATGGTTTCAGATTGCTTAAAGTTGGAGGGTCACTTGTGTATATCACATGCAG CTTGACTGTTGCTCAAAATGAAGATGTGGTTTAGCAGTTTCTTACAAACAATCCTTCTGCTGGTAATAACGCTATCCAAGATATCCTTTAG